Proteins encoded together in one Lathyrus oleraceus cultivar Zhongwan6 chromosome 5, CAAS_Psat_ZW6_1.0, whole genome shotgun sequence window:
- the LOC127082712 gene encoding uncharacterized protein LOC127082712 — MDREQEENQFLGLFGIYKESNKIITSCSKTFSQIALTLILPLSFIFLIHIDVSNILFRKIMINTEEIIDTPQGTPQYQKLSDIISSEWTTFLLFKLVYFTFLLIFSLLSTSAVVYTIASIYTARDVSFKTVMSVVPQVWKRLMVTFLCTFLAFSCYNIMAILVFIIWTLLIGYNSGVVVILIIIGILYFVGFLYLTVVWQLASVVTILEDCYGVEAMMKSNELIKGKMGLSIVIFLMLSVSIFGIQFLFTKVVVGGWGLSLVGRTVSGILCVVLLPHLFLFGLVIQTVLYFVCKSYHHQSIDKSALSDHLEVYHGEYEVLKDKDVQLENYHV; from the coding sequence ATGGATAGAGAACAAGAAGAGAATCAATTTCTTGGACTCTTTGGAATCTACAAAGAATCCAACAAGATCATAACTTCATGTAGCAAAACTTTCAGCCAAATTGCCTTAACTCTCATCCTCCCTCTCTCCTTCATCTTCCTTATTCATATCGATGTATCCAACATCCTCTTCAGAAAAATCATGATCAACACAGAAGAAATAATCGACACACCACAAGGCACACCTCAATACCAAAAACTTTCTGACATAATCTCTTCAGAATGGACCACTTTCTTACTCTTTAAACTCGTTTACTTCACTTTTCTTCTAATCTTCTCTCTCTTATCAACCTCTGCAGTAGTCTATACCATAGCATCTATTTACACTGCAAGAGATGTGAGTTTCAAAACTGTCATGAGTGTTGTTCCACAGGTTTGGAAGAGACTCATGGTCACTTTCTTATGCACTTTTTTAGCTTTTTCTTGTTATAATATTATGGCAATACTAGTTTTCATTATATGGACACTTTTGATTGGATATAACAGTGGTGTTGTTGTAATCCTAATAATTATAGGAATCTTATACTTTGTTGGGTTTTTGTATCTTACAGTAGTTTGGCAATTGGCTAGTGTTGTGACTATTTTAGAAGACTGTTATGGAGTTGAAGCTATGATGAAGAGCAATGAATTGATAAAAGGGAAAATGGGTTTGTCAATAGTTATATTTTTGATGCTAAGTGTTTCAATATTTGGGATACAGTTTTTGTTTACAAAGGTTGTTGTGGGAGGTTGGGGGTTGAGTTTGGTTGGGAGAACAGTGTCTGGGATACTATGTGTGGTTTTGTTGCCACATTTGTTTTTGTTTGGACTTGTGATACAAACGGTGCTTTATTTTGTTTGTAAGTCTTATCATCATCAGAGTATTGATAAGTCTGCTTTGTCTGATCATCTTGAAGTTTATCATGGAGAGTATGAGGTGTTGAAGGATAAAGATGTTCAGTTGGAGAATTATCATGTGTGA
- the LOC127079645 gene encoding uncharacterized mitochondrial protein AtMg00820-like produces the protein MKGIVKPRMIFNLSISHSDHTISSIPKNPKLALSDPNWKSAMQSEFDALIRNKTWDLVPRPCDANLIRCMWIFRHKKKFHGSFERYKARLVGDGRSQVAGVDCDETFSPVVKPSTI, from the coding sequence ATGAAAGGCATTGTCAAACCCCGCATGATATTTAACTTATCAATATCTCACTCTGACCACACTATCTCTTCCATACCTAAAAACCCCAAACTAGCCTTATCAGACCCGAATTGGAAATCCGcaatgcaatctgaatttgatGCTCTTATTCGAAATAAGACGTGGGATTTAGTTCCTCGTCCCTGTGATGCTAATCTTATTCGATGTATGTGGATTTTTAGGCATAAGAAAAAATTTCATGGTTCCTTTGAGCGTTATAAGGCTCGTCTTGTAGGTGATGGCAGGTCACAGGTTGCAGGTGTGGATTGTGATGAGACTTTTAGCCCCGTGGTGAAACCCTCTACCATTTGA